One Tripterygium wilfordii isolate XIE 37 chromosome 10, ASM1340144v1, whole genome shotgun sequence DNA segment encodes these proteins:
- the LOC120007730 gene encoding SPX domain-containing protein 2-like: protein MKFGMKLRSEVVRSTPQRRTRFLSYKKLKKQIKIHEKLLRSESCFSFYLLLDRELDKVNEFFIDKEEDFIIKMKELRIRVASINCGEEKLKLQKEILEFHAEMVSLLQYSVLNFTGLMKIVKKHKKIAGTSTHLPFIIEAMQQPFFSPNSLLELMKECEDMLCHLFCAQAMFGKRVREG from the exons ATGAAGTTTGGGATGAAACTTCGCAGTGAGGTCGTGCGAAGCACGCCTCAGCGGAGAACTCGGTTTCTCTCTTACAAGAAGTTGAAGAAGCAGATCAAAATACATGAGAAgttattgagatcagaaagctGCTTTAGTTTTTATCTGTTATTAGATCGTGAACTCGACAAGgttaatgaatttttcatcGACAAAGAGGAGGACTTCATCATCAAAATGAAG GAACTTCGAATTAGGGTTGCATCCATAAACTGTGGTGAAGAGAAGTTGAAACTGCAGAAGGAAATTTTAGAATTTCACGCAGAGATGGTCTCCCTACTGCAATACAGCGTCCTTAACTTCACAG GATTGATGAAGATAGTGAAGAAACACAAGAAGATAGCAGGCACATCCACTCACCTTCCTTTCATAATAGAGGCTATGCAGCAGCCATTCTTCTCCCCTAACTCTCTCTTGGAGCTTATGAAGGAATGTGAAGACATgctttgccatcttttttgtGCTCAGGCTATGTTTGGCAAGAGGGTTCGTGAGGGTTAA
- the LOC120007102 gene encoding uncharacterized protein LOC120007102, producing MVRACPLTIRATDTQPLLLFFSISSSSSNLFLCNFVISVLPPIMSSVLSSQGVALATAMVVSCTAIYLAFSSPKPIKTLDSQPPSPNLRSCLCKDDQRKRRNSRKKKRVQFAESVKETEGNGEEYRRARENNKNNSNTRIQKSCRNEFPETQKIPANRAALYNGILRDRVHRLQCSY from the exons ATGGTACGTGCGTGTCCTCTTACAATCAGAGCAACTGACACCCAACcgctccttctcttcttctcaatttcttcttcttcttctaatttGTTTCTTTGTAATTTTGTAATCTCTGTATTACCACCCATCATGTCCTCTGTTTTGAGTTCACAAGGTGTGGCCTTGGCAACTGCCATGGTTGTCTCTTGCACTGCAATCTATCTAGCTTTCTCTTCCCCAAAACCCATCAAGACTCTCGATTCACAACCTCCATCTCCGAATTTACGTTCTTGCTTATGTAAAG ATGAtcagaggaagaggaggaacagtaggaagaagaagagagttcAATTTGCAGAGAGTGTGAAGGAAACAGAAGGAAATGGAGAGGAATACAGGAGAGCCAGAGAGAACAACAAGAATAATTCAAACACAAGAATTCAGAAAAGTTGCAGAAACGAATTCCCAGAAACTCAAAAAATTCCAGCAAACAGAGCCGCTCTGTATAATGGAATACTCAGAGACCGTGTTCACCGATTACAGTGCTCGTATTGA
- the LOC120006881 gene encoding uncharacterized protein LOC120006881 isoform X1: MGNCLGCCNKPPLITLVNDQSKGLKTQGNQVDNPSISEGFWTTTTCYMGNSAVQSQGSISSINTTNQILDVNGATGSINTPSEFVNHGLILWNQTRQRWVGNKKFENRPQEVRELKLTWDVTYDSLLGSNKPFRRPIPLSEMVDFLVDVWEQEGNV, translated from the exons ATGGG TAATTGTCTTGGATGCTGTAATAAGCCCCCACTAATCACCTTAGTGAATGATCAATCAAAAGGACTGAAAACTCAAGGTAATCAAGTGGACAATCCAAGCATATCGGAGGGTTTCTGGACGACCACCACATGTTATATGGGCAACAGCGCAGTTCAGTCCCAAGGAAGCATCTCATCAATCAACACAACTAACCAGATCCTTGATGTGAATGGTGCAACTGGCAGCATTAACACTCCTTCTGAATTCGTAAATCATG GCCTTATTCTCTGGAATCAAACTAGGCAACGATGGGTAGGAAATAAAAAGTTTGAAAACAGGCCACAAGAGGTTCGGGAACTCAAATTAAC TTGGGATGTGACGTATGACAGTTTACTAGGGAGTAACAAGCCATTCCGTCGGCCAATTCCTCTCTCG GAAATGGTAGATTTCCTTGTGGACGTTTGGGAGCAGGAGGGGAATGTATGA
- the LOC120008133 gene encoding ethylene-responsive transcription factor WIN1-like encodes MVQSKKFRGVRQRHWGSWVSEIRHPLLKRRVWLGTFDTAEEAARAYDEAAILMNGRNAKTNFPVLNNNNQPGGYDHQTNPLQSGLQSNNSVLSAKLRRCCKSPSPSLTCLRLDNENSHIGVWQQSAGPRRDSNWVMIVELEKQKKNNNNNNNNGVANSEPKHCEINGESSQVVEQDICRNGLDEEERIALQMIEELLNRN; translated from the exons ATGGTACAATCAAAGAAGTTCAGAGGTGTCAGGCAACGCCACTGGGGCTCTTGGGTCTCTGAGATTCGCCATCCATTACt AAAAAGAAGGGTTTGGCTAGGGACATTCGACACAGCCGAGGAAGCAGCCCGAGCATACGATGAGGCGGCGATTTTGATGAACGGTCGCAATGCTAAAACAAACTTCCCAGTACTGAACAACAACAATCAACCAGGTGGCTATGATCATCAGACTAATCCTTTGCAATCAGGATTACAGTCTAATAATTCGGTTCTTAGCGCGAAATTACGCAGATGTTGCAAGTCACCTTCTCCATCGCTCACTTGTTTAAGGCTCGACAATGAGAACTCCCACATTGGGGTGTGGCAACAGAGCGCAGGGCCTCGTAGAGACTCCAATTGGGTTATGATTGTTGAGCTAGAAAAGCAGAAGaagaacaataataataataataataatggagTAGCTAATTCAGAGCCTAAACACTGCGAGATTAATGGGGAGTCATCGCAAGTGGTGGAGCAGGATATCTGTCGTAATGGATTGGATGAGGAGGAGAGAATTGCATTGCAAATGATAGAAGAACTCCTAAACAGGAATTGa
- the LOC120006881 gene encoding uncharacterized protein LOC120006881 isoform X2 has translation MGNSAVQSQGSISSINTTNQILDVNGATGSINTPSEFVNHGLILWNQTRQRWVGNKKFENRPQEVRELKLTWDVTYDSLLGSNKPFRRPIPLSEMVDFLVDVWEQEGNV, from the exons ATGGGCAACAGCGCAGTTCAGTCCCAAGGAAGCATCTCATCAATCAACACAACTAACCAGATCCTTGATGTGAATGGTGCAACTGGCAGCATTAACACTCCTTCTGAATTCGTAAATCATG GCCTTATTCTCTGGAATCAAACTAGGCAACGATGGGTAGGAAATAAAAAGTTTGAAAACAGGCCACAAGAGGTTCGGGAACTCAAATTAAC TTGGGATGTGACGTATGACAGTTTACTAGGGAGTAACAAGCCATTCCGTCGGCCAATTCCTCTCTCG GAAATGGTAGATTTCCTTGTGGACGTTTGGGAGCAGGAGGGGAATGTATGA